A genomic window from Schistocerca serialis cubense isolate TAMUIC-IGC-003099 chromosome 4, iqSchSeri2.2, whole genome shotgun sequence includes:
- the LOC126474721 gene encoding protein FAM200A-like, producing MAVRSGFFCKYELKSALNTHLFTAICEDLGTEHKRLFHTEVRWLSKENVLVKLFELKVIRFLEILNKTELCMELRKPSVRVVLATVLDCGVDLRGDSNIIYHWDAIAAYTDKLLLWECKIITCFPILFGILEEALFTEVLKKTDTTNKLSNHLQHLTNEFKCYFPSSCDNNIYRLATDIVHIAYTCVQN from the exons atgGCAGTGAGATCTGGATTCTTTTgcaaatatgaatt AAAGAGTGCTTTAAATACCCATCTTTTTACGGCCATTTGTGAAGATTTGGGAACAGAACATAAAAGATTATTTCATACGgaagtacgctggctctcaaaagaaaatgtgttagttaaattatTTGAACTtaaagtgattcgatttttggaaaTTCTAAACAAAACTGAATTGTGTATGGAACTCCGAAAGCCAAGTGTTCGAGTTGTGTTGGCCACAGTGTTAGACTGTGGTGTTGACTTAC GTGGAGACTCGAACATAATTTATCACTGGGATGCTATCGCTGCGTATACTGATAAACTGCTACTTTGGGAATGTAAAATTATAACCTGCTTTCCCATattgtttggaatcctggaagaagcaCTCTTTACGGAGGTCTTGAAGAAGACGGATACTACGAATAAACTATCAAATCATCTGCAGCATCTGACTAATGAATTCAAGTGCTACTTTCCTAGCTCATGTgataataacatttacagactggcAACAGATATTGTTCACATTGCatacacttgtgtccaaaattaa